A stretch of the Pseudomonas helvetica genome encodes the following:
- a CDS encoding nucleoside triphosphate pyrophosphatase yields MNPLFLASGSPRRRELLTQIGVPFTAISADIDETPLTNESPAAYVERLARAKAQAGRALLALNQPGAPICVLGADTAVVLDGQILGKPLDEAEGLSMLMNLSGREHEVLTAIAVLDGQYCESRVVRSLVRFRFISHKEAAAYWASGEPQDKAGGYGIQGLGAVFVAALNGSYSAVVGLPLCETAELLGHFGIPCWQNLVARQAPY; encoded by the coding sequence ATGAATCCGCTATTCCTCGCCTCAGGCTCGCCGCGTCGGCGTGAACTGCTCACGCAGATCGGCGTGCCGTTCACCGCCATCAGCGCGGACATCGATGAAACCCCTTTGACTAACGAGTCCCCGGCGGCCTATGTCGAGCGTCTGGCGCGCGCCAAGGCCCAGGCTGGTCGTGCACTGCTGGCGCTCAACCAACCGGGGGCACCCATTTGTGTGTTGGGTGCCGATACGGCTGTGGTGCTCGATGGGCAGATACTTGGCAAACCGCTCGACGAGGCCGAAGGGCTGAGCATGTTGATGAACCTGTCGGGGCGTGAACATGAGGTGCTGACCGCCATCGCCGTGCTTGATGGCCAGTATTGCGAATCACGCGTGGTGCGTAGTCTGGTGCGTTTTCGCTTCATCAGTCATAAAGAGGCAGCGGCCTACTGGGCCAGCGGCGAGCCACAGGACAAGGCTGGCGGCTATGGCATTCAGGGCCTTGGTGCAGTGTTTGTCGCGGCACTCAACGGCAGTTATTCCGCCGTGGTTGGCCTGCCGCTGTGCGAAACCGCGGAACTGCTCGGCCATTTCGGCATACCCTGTTGGCAAAACCTTGTCGCGCGCCAAGCGCCGTACTGA
- the mreD gene encoding rod shape-determining protein MreD: MASTRSRNGWMIWLTFVIGLLLSIVPFPHVEILRPMFLALPLAYWALEVPQKVGMLTAWCLGMAQDVLFGTLLGHNALILTLITFLIMTLRPRLRMFPMWQQSLVILVILGLAQLLQLWLSALTGNRQTLAVLLPALISALLWPWVSFGLRGLSRRYKIN, from the coding sequence ATGGCCAGCACCCGCTCCCGTAATGGCTGGATGATCTGGCTGACGTTTGTCATCGGCTTGTTGCTCAGTATCGTACCGTTCCCGCACGTCGAGATTTTGCGTCCGATGTTCCTCGCGCTACCGTTGGCGTATTGGGCATTGGAAGTGCCGCAGAAAGTCGGGATGCTCACGGCCTGGTGTCTGGGCATGGCGCAAGACGTGCTGTTCGGCACCTTGCTGGGACACAACGCACTGATTCTGACCCTGATCACCTTTTTGATCATGACGCTGCGACCGCGTTTGCGGATGTTTCCGATGTGGCAACAAAGCCTGGTGATCCTGGTGATCCTGGGACTCGCACAACTGCTGCAATTGTGGCTCAGCGCCTTGACCGGTAACCGTCAGACGCTGGCCGTACTTTTGCCTGCACTGATCAGCGCCTTGCTCTGGCCCTGGGTCAGTTTTGGATTGCGTGGGTTAAGCCGCCGCTACAAAATCAATTAA
- the mreC gene encoding rod shape-determining protein MreC, whose protein sequence is MKPLFAKGPSMGVRFLVLAVLSVALMVVDARFEVLKPARSQMSLVLMDAYWITDLPERLWQGVSSQFGSRTELVAENEKLKTENLLLQGRMQKLAALTEQNVRLRELLNSSALVNEKVEVAELIGVDPNPFTHRIIINKGERDGVVLGQPVLDARGLMGQVVELMPYTSRVLLLTDTTHSIPVQVNRNGLRAIASGTGNPERLELRHVADTADIKEGDLLVSSGLGQRFPAGYPVATVKEVIHDSGQPFAIVRAVPTAALNRSRYMLLVFSDSRTPEERANEAAQAQDADQHPGGAAFVPATVPKPAAAVAPAPAATAVAPATATPAAAKPASKPSTPAKPAAHSAAVKPAAVAKPAAAKPPAAAPAATTQGRE, encoded by the coding sequence ATTAAACCGCTTTTCGCCAAAGGCCCCTCAATGGGCGTGCGCTTTCTGGTGCTGGCCGTGCTATCGGTCGCGCTGATGGTGGTCGATGCCCGCTTTGAAGTGCTCAAGCCTGCGCGCAGTCAGATGTCGCTGGTCTTGATGGACGCCTATTGGATCACCGACCTGCCGGAGCGGTTGTGGCAGGGGGTGAGCAGTCAATTTGGCAGCCGTACCGAACTGGTCGCCGAAAACGAAAAACTCAAGACTGAAAACCTGCTGCTGCAGGGGCGCATGCAAAAGCTTGCGGCCTTGACCGAGCAGAACGTTCGGCTGCGCGAGTTGCTCAACTCGTCGGCACTGGTCAATGAGAAGGTCGAAGTGGCCGAGTTGATCGGCGTCGATCCCAATCCCTTCACTCATCGCATCATCATCAACAAGGGTGAGCGCGACGGCGTGGTGCTCGGCCAACCGGTGCTCGATGCCCGTGGGCTGATGGGGCAGGTGGTCGAGCTGATGCCTTACACCTCGCGGGTGTTGTTGCTGACTGACACCACCCACAGCATTCCCGTGCAAGTGAACCGTAACGGTTTGCGGGCGATTGCCAGCGGTACCGGCAACCCGGAACGCCTGGAATTGCGTCACGTGGCGGACACGGCTGACATTAAAGAAGGCGACTTGCTGGTGAGTTCCGGTCTTGGCCAGCGTTTCCCGGCCGGTTACCCGGTGGCGACTGTCAAGGAAGTGATCCACGATTCCGGCCAGCCGTTCGCCATCGTGCGTGCGGTACCGACCGCAGCGCTCAACCGCAGTCGTTACATGTTGCTGGTGTTCAGCGATAGCCGCACCCCGGAAGAGCGTGCCAACGAAGCTGCTCAGGCCCAGGACGCAGATCAGCATCCCGGCGGTGCGGCATTTGTGCCAGCCACCGTGCCAAAACCTGCTGCCGCAGTTGCCCCGGCGCCAGCCGCCACTGCAGTTGCTCCAGCAACCGCAACACCCGCGGCGGCCAAGCCTGCGAGCAAACCTTCGACCCCGGCCAAGCCTGCTGCGCATTCCGCAGCAGTCAAACCGGCAGCGGTCGCCAAGCCGGCGGCGGCCAAACCGCCTGCCGCGGCGCCTGCAGCCACCACTCAGGGTAGAGAATAA
- the mreB gene encoding rod shape-determining protein MreB yields MFKKLRGMFSSDLSIDLGTANTLIYVRERGIVLNEPSVVAIRTHGNQKSVVAVGTEAKRMLGRTPGNIAAIRPMKDGVIADFSVCEKMLQYFINKVHENSFLQPSPRVLICVPCKSTQVERRAIRESALGAGAREVFLIEEPMAAAIGAGLPVEEARGSMVVDIGGGTTEIALISLNGVVYAESVRVGGDRFDEAIITYVRRNYGSLIGESTAERIKQEIGTAYPGGEVREVDVRGRNLAEGVPRAFTLNSNEVLEALQESLATIVQAVKSALEQSPPELASDIAERGLVLTGGGALLRDLDKLLAQETGLPVIVAEDPLTCVARGGGRALEMMDKHTMDLLSSE; encoded by the coding sequence ATGTTCAAGAAACTGCGTGGCATGTTTTCCAGCGATCTTTCCATTGACCTGGGCACTGCCAACACCCTTATTTACGTGCGCGAGCGCGGTATCGTCCTGAATGAACCATCGGTTGTGGCCATTCGGACCCACGGTAATCAGAAAAGTGTCGTTGCTGTCGGCACCGAGGCCAAGCGCATGCTCGGCCGTACACCGGGCAACATTGCTGCCATTCGTCCGATGAAGGACGGCGTTATTGCCGACTTCAGCGTCTGCGAAAAGATGCTGCAGTATTTTATCAACAAGGTTCACGAAAACAGCTTTTTGCAACCTAGCCCTCGTGTGCTGATCTGCGTTCCATGCAAATCCACTCAGGTCGAGCGTCGTGCCATCCGTGAATCGGCCCTGGGTGCCGGTGCTCGTGAAGTGTTCCTGATCGAAGAGCCAATGGCTGCTGCGATCGGTGCCGGCCTGCCGGTTGAAGAAGCGCGCGGTTCGATGGTCGTCGATATCGGTGGTGGTACCACTGAAATCGCGCTGATCTCCCTGAACGGTGTGGTTTACGCGGAATCCGTACGGGTTGGCGGCGACCGCTTCGACGAAGCGATCATCACTTACGTGCGTCGCAACTACGGCAGCCTGATCGGCGAATCCACCGCCGAGCGCATCAAACAGGAAATCGGTACTGCCTACCCGGGCGGTGAAGTTCGCGAAGTCGACGTTCGCGGCCGTAACCTGGCTGAAGGCGTTCCACGTGCATTCACCCTGAACTCCAATGAAGTGCTGGAAGCTCTGCAAGAGTCCCTGGCAACCATCGTTCAGGCCGTGAAAAGCGCACTGGAGCAATCGCCGCCGGAACTGGCGTCGGATATCGCCGAGCGTGGCCTGGTACTGACCGGTGGTGGCGCCTTGCTGCGTGACCTCGACAAGTTGCTGGCCCAGGAAACCGGTCTGCCGGTGATCGTCGCCGAAGACCCGCTGACCTGCGTTGCTCGCGGCGGTGGCCGTGCATTGGAAATGATGGATAAACACACCATGGACCTGCTCTCCAGCGAATAA
- the gatC gene encoding Asp-tRNA(Asn)/Glu-tRNA(Gln) amidotransferase subunit GatC: MALERSDVEKIAHLACLGLNDADLPHITSALNSILGLVDEMQAVNTDGIEPLAHPLEASQRLRADVVTESNHREAYQSIAPAVENGLYLVPKVID; the protein is encoded by the coding sequence ATGGCGCTTGAACGCTCCGACGTGGAAAAAATCGCTCATCTGGCCTGCCTTGGCCTTAATGATGCCGATCTTCCACACATCACTTCGGCCCTGAACAGCATTCTCGGGCTGGTCGACGAAATGCAGGCTGTCAATACCGACGGTATCGAGCCTCTGGCCCACCCGCTGGAAGCCAGTCAGCGCCTGCGCGCAGACGTCGTGACCGAGTCCAATCACCGCGAGGCCTATCAGTCCATCGCACCAGCGGTCGAAAACGGCCTGTATCTGGTTCCGAAAGTCATCGACTAA
- the gatA gene encoding Asp-tRNA(Asn)/Glu-tRNA(Gln) amidotransferase subunit GatA, with protein MHQLTLAEIARGLADKKFSSEELTKVLLARIAQLDPQLNSFISLTEDLALSQAKAADVRRANGESGALLGAPIAHKDLFCTQGIRTSCGSKMLDNFKAPYDATVVAKLAAAGAVTLGKTNMDEFAMGSANESSYYGAVKNPWNLEHVPGGSSGGSAAAVAARLLPAATATDTGGSIRQPAAFTNLTGLKPTYGRVSRWGMIAYASSLDQGGPLARTAEDCAILLQGMAGFDPKDSTSIDEPVPDYSAGLNGSLQGLRIGVPKEYFSAGLDPRIAELIHNSVKELEKLGAVVKEISLPNMQHAIPAYYVIAPAEASSNLSRFDGVRFGYRCENPKDLTDLYKRSRGEGFGPEVQRRIMVGAYALSAGYYDAYYLKAQKIRRLVKNDFMAAFNEVDIILGPTTPNPAWKLGAKNSDPVAAYLEDVYTITANLAGLPGLSMPAGFVDGLPVGVQLLAPYFQEGRLLNVAHQYQLNTDWHTRTPTGF; from the coding sequence ATGCATCAATTGACTCTGGCCGAGATCGCCCGCGGACTCGCCGATAAAAAGTTTTCTTCCGAAGAGCTGACCAAAGTGCTGCTGGCGCGTATCGCCCAGCTCGACCCTCAGCTCAACAGCTTCATCAGCCTCACCGAAGACCTCGCACTCTCGCAGGCGAAAGCCGCGGACGTACGCCGGGCCAATGGTGAGAGCGGCGCCCTGCTCGGTGCGCCGATCGCTCATAAAGACCTGTTCTGCACCCAGGGCATCCGCACCAGCTGCGGCTCGAAGATGCTCGACAACTTCAAGGCGCCGTATGACGCCACCGTGGTCGCCAAGCTGGCCGCTGCCGGGGCCGTGACCCTGGGCAAGACCAACATGGACGAATTCGCCATGGGCTCGGCCAACGAATCGAGCTACTACGGCGCGGTGAAAAACCCGTGGAACCTGGAGCACGTACCCGGCGGTTCGTCCGGCGGTTCGGCGGCGGCCGTTGCCGCTCGCCTGTTGCCAGCAGCGACAGCCACCGACACCGGCGGTTCTATCCGACAGCCGGCCGCCTTCACCAACCTCACCGGTCTGAAACCGACGTACGGTCGTGTTTCGCGCTGGGGCATGATCGCTTACGCGTCCAGCCTCGATCAGGGTGGCCCATTGGCGCGCACCGCTGAAGACTGCGCGATCCTGCTGCAAGGGATGGCCGGTTTCGACCCGAAAGACTCCACCAGCATCGACGAACCCGTGCCGGACTACAGCGCCGGCCTCAACGGTTCGCTGCAAGGCCTGCGCATCGGCGTGCCGAAGGAATACTTCAGCGCAGGTCTCGACCCGCGTATCGCCGAGTTGATCCACAACAGCGTCAAGGAGCTGGAAAAGCTCGGCGCGGTGGTCAAGGAAATCAGCCTGCCGAACATGCAGCACGCGATTCCTGCGTACTACGTGATCGCCCCGGCCGAAGCCTCCTCCAACCTGTCGCGTTTCGATGGCGTGCGTTTCGGTTATCGCTGCGAAAACCCGAAAGACCTGACCGACCTCTACAAGCGTTCGCGCGGCGAGGGTTTCGGCCCGGAAGTGCAGCGTCGGATCATGGTCGGTGCCTACGCGCTGTCGGCCGGTTACTACGATGCCTACTACCTGAAGGCGCAAAAAATCCGTCGCCTGGTGAAAAACGATTTCATGGCAGCCTTTAATGAAGTCGACATCATCCTCGGCCCAACCACGCCGAACCCGGCCTGGAAACTCGGCGCCAAGAACAGCGACCCGGTCGCTGCGTACCTGGAAGACGTCTACACCATCACCGCCAACCTCGCGGGCCTGCCGGGCTTGTCGATGCCAGCCGGTTTCGTCGATGGTCTGCCGGTTGGCGTGCAATTGCTCGCCCCGTATTTCCAGGAAGGCCGTCTGTTGAACGTCGCCCACCAGTATCAGCTCAACACTGACTGGCACACCCGCACCCCGACAGGCTTCTGA
- the gatB gene encoding Asp-tRNA(Asn)/Glu-tRNA(Gln) amidotransferase subunit GatB, with protein sequence MQWEVVIGLEIHTQLATQSKIFSGSATTFGSEPNTQASLVDLGMPGVLPVLNQEAVRMAVMFGLAIDAEIGQHNVFARKNYFYPDLPKGYQISQMELPIVGKGHLDIPLEDGTVKRVGITRAHLEEDAGKSLHEEFNGATGIDLNRAGTPLLEIVSEPDMRSAKEAVAYVKAIHALVRYLGICDGNMAEGSLRCDCNVSIRPKGQVEFGTRCEIKNVNSFRFIEKAINTEVRRQIELIEDGGKVIQQTRLYDPNKDETRAMRSKEEANDYRYFPDPDLLPVVIEDSFLNDIRATLPELPPQKRERFQEQFGLSVYDASVLASSREQADYFEKVVSIAGDAKLAANWVMVELGSLLNKQGLEIDEAPVSAEQLGGMLLRIKDNTISGKIAKTVFEAMANGEGSADEIIDKRGLKQVTDSGAISAVLDEMLAANAEQVEQYRAADEAKRGKMFGFFVGQAMKASKGKANPQQVNELLKSKLEG encoded by the coding sequence ATGCAATGGGAAGTCGTGATCGGGCTGGAGATTCATACCCAGCTCGCCACCCAATCGAAGATATTCTCCGGCAGCGCCACCACGTTTGGCTCTGAGCCCAATACCCAGGCCAGCCTGGTAGACCTGGGCATGCCCGGCGTACTGCCGGTGCTGAACCAGGAAGCGGTGCGCATGGCGGTGATGTTCGGCCTGGCGATTGACGCCGAAATCGGCCAGCACAACGTGTTCGCCCGCAAGAACTACTTCTATCCGGACCTTCCGAAGGGCTACCAGATCAGCCAGATGGAGTTGCCGATCGTCGGCAAGGGCCACCTGGACATCCCGCTGGAAGACGGCACGGTCAAACGCGTCGGCATCACCCGCGCGCACCTGGAAGAAGACGCCGGTAAAAGCCTGCATGAAGAATTCAACGGCGCCACCGGCATCGACCTGAACCGTGCCGGCACGCCGTTGCTGGAGATCGTTTCCGAACCGGACATGCGCAGCGCCAAGGAAGCCGTGGCCTACGTCAAGGCGATCCACGCGCTGGTGCGTTATCTGGGCATCTGCGACGGCAACATGGCCGAAGGTTCGCTGCGTTGCGACTGCAACGTGTCGATCCGTCCAAAAGGCCAGGTCGAGTTCGGCACGCGCTGCGAGATCAAGAACGTCAACTCGTTCCGTTTCATCGAGAAGGCGATCAACACCGAAGTGCGTCGCCAGATCGAACTGATCGAAGACGGCGGCAAGGTGATCCAGCAGACGCGCCTGTACGACCCGAACAAAGACGAAACCCGCGCCATGCGCAGCAAAGAGGAAGCCAACGACTACCGTTACTTCCCCGATCCGGACCTGTTGCCGGTGGTCATCGAGGACTCGTTCCTCAATGACATCCGCGCCACCCTGCCGGAATTGCCACCGCAAAAACGCGAGCGCTTCCAGGAGCAGTTCGGCCTGTCGGTCTACGATGCCAGCGTATTGGCCTCGAGCCGCGAGCAAGCGGACTACTTCGAAAAAGTCGTGAGTATCGCCGGTGACGCCAAACTGGCAGCCAACTGGGTCATGGTCGAACTGGGCAGCCTGCTGAACAAGCAAGGCCTGGAAATCGACGAAGCACCGGTCTCGGCCGAGCAGTTGGGCGGGATGCTGTTGCGCATCAAGGACAACACCATCTCCGGCAAAATCGCCAAGACCGTGTTCGAAGCCATGGCCAACGGCGAAGGCAGCGCCGACGAGATCATCGACAAGCGCGGCTTGAAGCAGGTCACCGACAGCGGCGCAATCTCGGCCGTACTCGATGAAATGCTCGCAGCCAACGCCGAACAGGTTGAACAGTACCGCGCGGCAGACGAAGCCAAACGCGGCAAGATGTTCGGCTTCTTCGTCGGCCAGGCGATGAAAGCCTCCAAAGGCAAAGCCAACCCGCAACAGGTCAACGAACTGCTGAAAAGCAAGCTCGAGGGCTGA
- a CDS encoding septal ring lytic transglycosylase RlpA family protein, producing MKRLLGACALLSLLAGCASTDVIDPHGYDKTGVASYYGAKHQGKRTASGERFNANSLTAAHRQLPFGTRVKVTNLNNDKSCVVRINDRGPHTRGRLIDLSREAAQRLGMLGSGTAQVRVQSLDN from the coding sequence ATGAAACGTCTACTTGGCGCGTGCGCCCTGCTCTCTCTACTGGCCGGTTGCGCCAGCACGGATGTCATCGATCCACACGGCTACGACAAGACCGGCGTGGCCTCGTACTACGGCGCCAAACACCAGGGTAAACGCACCGCCAGTGGCGAGCGTTTCAACGCCAATTCCCTGACCGCTGCCCATCGCCAATTACCCTTTGGCACCCGGGTGAAGGTCACTAACCTCAACAACGATAAATCCTGTGTCGTGCGTATCAACGATCGCGGACCACACACCCGTGGGCGCCTGATCGATCTGTCTCGCGAAGCGGCCCAGCGGTTGGGCATGCTGGGTAGTGGCACTGCGCAAGTTCGCGTGCAATCCCTCGACAACTGA
- a CDS encoding calcium/sodium antiporter produces the protein MLQLFSGLVLLIAGAELLVRAAVRLAARLKVRPLIIGLSVVALGSSAPQMAISLQATLMQNTDIAVGSVIGSNIFNILVTLGLSALIIPLRVSRQLVRLDIPVMIGASLLVFALAWNERLTPLDGTILLAALVLYLGLLLHQSRHSVRPQTTPADSNNASGAPWLSSLLLMLSGLALLVFAGHLLLSAAVEVATDLGLSERIIGLTIIAVSTSLPELATSLIAALRGQRDIAVGNVIGSNLFNLLGVLGVTALVAPTPLSVSPNALDFDLPVLLAVSVLCLPMFYSGYRITRAEGLLFLALYLAYGLHVVSFTTGMPLAGKLEHLMLFFVLPALVAFLLFTSLRAWHRQHHKRESP, from the coding sequence GTGCTGCAACTGTTCAGTGGCCTGGTACTGCTGATCGCCGGCGCCGAGTTACTGGTCCGCGCCGCCGTGCGCCTGGCCGCACGCTTGAAGGTGCGACCGCTGATCATCGGCCTGAGCGTCGTAGCCCTCGGCAGCAGCGCACCGCAAATGGCAATCAGCCTGCAAGCGACGCTGATGCAAAACACCGACATCGCCGTCGGTAGCGTGATTGGCAGCAACATCTTCAACATCCTGGTCACCCTCGGACTCTCGGCGCTGATCATCCCGTTGCGGGTCTCCCGGCAATTGGTGCGCCTGGATATCCCGGTGATGATCGGCGCCAGCCTGCTGGTGTTCGCCCTCGCCTGGAATGAACGACTGACGCCGCTCGACGGCACGATTCTGTTAGCCGCGCTGGTGCTGTACCTCGGGTTGCTGCTGCATCAGTCGCGGCACTCGGTGCGCCCGCAGACCACCCCGGCGGACAGCAACAACGCATCCGGCGCGCCGTGGTTGAGCAGCCTGTTGCTGATGCTCTCGGGGCTGGCGTTGCTGGTGTTTGCCGGGCATCTGTTGCTCAGCGCAGCGGTCGAGGTGGCGACCGACCTCGGCCTGTCAGAACGCATTATCGGTTTGACCATCATTGCCGTCAGCACGTCGCTGCCGGAACTGGCCACCTCGCTGATCGCCGCCCTGCGTGGTCAGCGCGACATCGCCGTGGGCAACGTGATCGGCAGCAATCTGTTCAACCTGCTGGGCGTGCTGGGCGTCACCGCCCTGGTCGCGCCGACGCCGCTGTCGGTATCGCCCAACGCACTGGACTTCGACTTGCCGGTGCTGCTGGCGGTCAGCGTGCTGTGTTTACCTATGTTCTATTCAGGCTATCGAATCACCCGCGCCGAAGGCCTGCTGTTTCTGGCCTTGTACCTGGCGTATGGGCTGCATGTCGTGTCGTTTACCACGGGCATGCCACTGGCCGGCAAGCTTGAACACCTGATGCTGTTTTTCGTCCTGCCGGCGCTGGTGGCGTTTTTGCTGTTTACGTCACTGCGCGCCTGGCACCGCCAACACCACAAGAGGGAATCGCCATGA
- a CDS encoding carboxymuconolactone decarboxylase family protein, whose translation MTDKPGSSQPTGIEVRRQVMGDAFVDRSMGNATELTRPFQEFVNEHAWGAVWNRGGLELKTRSLITLAALTSLKCPQELKGHVRGALNNGCTVDEIRETLMHCAVYAGVPAAMEAFRAAQEVIDSYQKSE comes from the coding sequence ATGACCGACAAACCCGGCTCCAGCCAACCGACCGGCATTGAAGTACGGCGCCAGGTCATGGGCGACGCCTTCGTCGACCGTTCCATGGGCAATGCCACCGAGCTGACCCGACCGTTTCAGGAGTTCGTCAACGAACACGCTTGGGGGGCGGTATGGAACCGCGGTGGTCTGGAATTGAAGACCCGCAGCCTGATCACCCTCGCGGCCCTGACCTCGCTCAAGTGCCCGCAAGAACTCAAAGGCCACGTGCGTGGCGCGCTGAACAACGGCTGCACGGTCGACGAGATCCGCGAAACGCTGATGCACTGCGCGGTCTACGCCGGCGTGCCAGCAGCGATGGAAGCGTTTCGGGCAGCGCAGGAAGTGATCGACAGTTACCAGAAGTCTGAGTAA
- a CDS encoding AEC family transporter, giving the protein MLAIFLETLTITAPVFAMLFLGVLLKRINWINDDFIHTASALVFNVTMPALLFLGIVHADLHAALKPALLIYFALATLACFAIAWGWAIWRCPREDRGIYTQGAFRGNNGVIGLALAASMYGDYGISLGAILAALVILFYNTLSTIVLAVYSPVIKSDPWSICKSVLSNPLIISVISAAPFAYFKIGLPGWLETSGNYLAQMTLPLALICIGGTLSLAALRKSGDLALSSSLVKMIGLPILATLGAWLWGFRGPELGILFLYFGSPTAAASFVMARAANGNHELAAAIIVITTLMAAVTTNLGIFVLQWGGWI; this is encoded by the coding sequence ATGCTGGCAATCTTTCTCGAAACGCTGACCATCACCGCGCCAGTCTTTGCCATGTTGTTTTTGGGCGTTCTGCTCAAGCGCATCAACTGGATCAACGACGACTTTATCCACACCGCCTCGGCATTGGTGTTCAACGTCACCATGCCGGCACTGCTGTTTCTCGGGATTGTGCACGCCGACCTGCACGCGGCCTTGAAGCCGGCGCTGCTGATCTATTTCGCCCTGGCGACCCTGGCGTGTTTCGCCATTGCCTGGGGCTGGGCGATCTGGCGTTGCCCGCGCGAGGATCGCGGGATCTACACCCAGGGCGCGTTTCGCGGCAATAACGGAGTCATCGGCCTGGCGCTGGCGGCGAGCATGTACGGCGACTACGGAATTTCCCTCGGGGCGATTCTTGCCGCGCTGGTGATCCTGTTTTACAACACGCTGTCGACCATCGTGCTGGCGGTGTACAGCCCGGTGATCAAGTCCGATCCCTGGAGCATCTGCAAAAGCGTGCTCAGCAATCCGTTGATCATCAGTGTGATATCCGCCGCGCCGTTCGCCTATTTCAAGATCGGCTTACCCGGCTGGCTGGAGACGTCCGGCAACTACCTGGCGCAGATGACCTTGCCGCTGGCGTTGATCTGCATTGGCGGCACGCTGTCGCTGGCGGCGTTGCGCAAGAGTGGTGACCTGGCGTTGAGTTCAAGTCTGGTGAAGATGATCGGCTTGCCGATTTTGGCCACGCTGGGGGCCTGGCTCTGGGGTTTTCGTGGTCCCGAGTTGGGGATTTTGTTCCTGTACTTCGGCAGTCCGACGGCCGCCGCCAGTTTTGTCATGGCCCGGGCGGCCAATGGCAACCATGAACTGGCGGCGGCGATCATCGTCATTACCACGTTAATGGCGGCGGTCACCACCAACCTCGGGATCTTTGTGTTGCAATGGGGCGGGTGGATTTAG